One genomic region from Stackebrandtia nassauensis DSM 44728 encodes:
- a CDS encoding response regulator transcription factor: MATPQPSRGLVLIAEDDAAIADLVSMYLRRDGFGVRVETDGVGALTAIRSVRPVAVALDIGLPGKDGIELCTELRAAGDWTPVLFMTARDDEVDRLLGLEIGADDYITKPFSPRELTARVRTVLRRASGGSAATEALTVGAVRLDPARRRVWAADAEVELTVTEFDLLASLMRNPGQVFAREQLLSAVWGYTASAGTRTVDVHIAQLRGKLGDHSPIRTVRGVGYAADAS; encoded by the coding sequence ATGGCGACACCCCAGCCCAGCCGTGGCCTGGTGCTGATCGCCGAGGACGACGCGGCCATCGCCGACCTGGTGAGCATGTACCTGCGGCGCGACGGTTTCGGTGTCCGGGTCGAGACCGACGGGGTCGGGGCGCTGACGGCGATCCGCAGCGTGCGGCCGGTCGCGGTGGCGCTCGACATCGGACTGCCCGGCAAGGACGGCATCGAGCTGTGCACCGAGCTGCGCGCCGCCGGGGACTGGACACCGGTGCTGTTCATGACCGCCCGCGACGACGAGGTGGACCGGTTGCTGGGCTTGGAGATCGGCGCCGACGACTACATCACGAAGCCGTTCTCGCCGCGCGAGCTGACCGCGCGGGTTCGCACGGTGCTGCGCCGCGCGTCGGGCGGCTCGGCCGCCACCGAGGCGCTCACCGTCGGCGCGGTCCGGCTCGACCCCGCCCGCCGCCGGGTCTGGGCCGCCGACGCCGAGGTCGAGCTCACCGTCACCGAGTTCGACCTGCTGGCCAGCTTGATGCGCAACCCCGGGCAGGTCTTCGCCCGCGAACAGCTGCTGTCCGCCGTGTGGGGGTACACCGCCTCGGCGGGCACCCGCACCGTCGACGTCCACATCGCGCAGCTGCGCGGCAAACTCGGCGACCACAGCCCGATCAGGACGGTCCGCGGCGTCGGCTACGCGGCGGACGCGTCATGA
- a CDS encoding MFS transporter codes for MPIALLALVISAFGIGTTEFVTMGLVPQLTAEFDVSVPTVGLLVSAYAFGVTVGAPILTLLGARVPRKTMLLSLMGFYLAGNLISALAPSYGVLMTGRIVASFTHGAFFGIGAVVAASLVAPEKRARAIALMFTGVTLANVLGAPGGTVVGQLMGWRAAFWAIILIGAIAFVALWALVPAQPRPADAGIARELAVFRRPQVWLALGMTVIGYAPVFAVYTYIEPILRESAGFGAAAVPIIMALFGVGLVLGNLYGGRMADRRLMPTVYLTLAGITVVAGAFWFTAGSQIAITVTVFVFGFIGFASVPPLQMRVLNEAEGAPALASAANIGAFNLGNALGPFLSGITIEAGLGLGSAAWVGVALGVVGLSIAVVSGTMDRRAARVPRPEPVPA; via the coding sequence ATGCCCATCGCACTGCTGGCGCTGGTCATCAGCGCCTTCGGCATCGGCACCACGGAATTCGTGACCATGGGCCTGGTGCCGCAGCTGACCGCCGAGTTCGACGTCTCGGTGCCGACCGTGGGACTGCTGGTGTCGGCCTACGCGTTCGGCGTCACCGTCGGCGCCCCGATCCTGACGCTGCTGGGCGCCCGGGTTCCCCGCAAGACCATGCTGCTGAGCCTGATGGGCTTCTACCTCGCCGGGAACCTCATCTCCGCGCTGGCCCCCAGTTACGGCGTCCTCATGACCGGACGCATCGTCGCCTCCTTCACGCACGGGGCGTTCTTCGGTATCGGCGCGGTGGTCGCCGCCAGTCTCGTCGCGCCCGAGAAGCGGGCCCGGGCCATCGCGTTGATGTTCACCGGCGTCACCCTCGCCAACGTGCTGGGCGCGCCCGGCGGCACCGTCGTCGGACAGCTCATGGGCTGGCGGGCCGCGTTCTGGGCCATCATCCTCATCGGAGCGATCGCGTTCGTGGCGCTGTGGGCCCTGGTTCCGGCCCAGCCCCGGCCCGCCGACGCCGGTATCGCCCGGGAGCTGGCGGTGTTCAGGCGGCCGCAGGTGTGGCTGGCGCTGGGCATGACCGTGATCGGCTACGCCCCGGTCTTCGCCGTGTACACCTACATCGAGCCCATCCTGCGCGAGTCGGCCGGATTCGGCGCGGCCGCCGTGCCGATCATCATGGCGCTGTTCGGCGTCGGCCTGGTGCTGGGCAACCTGTACGGGGGACGGATGGCCGACCGGCGGCTGATGCCGACGGTGTACCTGACGCTGGCGGGCATCACGGTCGTGGCCGGGGCGTTCTGGTTCACCGCCGGGTCGCAGATCGCGATCACCGTGACGGTGTTCGTGTTCGGGTTCATCGGTTTCGCCTCGGTGCCGCCGTTGCAGATGCGGGTCCTCAACGAGGCCGAGGGCGCCCCGGCACTGGCCTCGGCCGCCAACATCGGCGCGTTCAACCTCGGCAACGCCCTGGGGCCGTTCCTGTCCGGCATCACGATCGAGGCCGGGCTGGGACTGGGCTCGGCGGCCTGGGTGGGCGTGGCACTCGGTGTGGTCGGGCTTTCCATCGCCGTCGTGTCCGGCACCATGGACCGGCGCGCGGCCCGCGTGCCGCGTCCCGAGCCGGTGCCCGCCTGA
- a CDS encoding MarR family winged helix-turn-helix transcriptional regulator: protein MSRARGWRRLAALHARIEDRIERAMQATHDLSVNEYCVLHLLSEQEMEGRHYRMQAIAEAIVLSQSATTRLVNRLEDRDLVKRYLCPDDRRGIYADITETGIAVHAAAAPTHDEALEAALIEASAEPEYADLVKSLDELN from the coding sequence ATGTCACGAGCACGAGGTTGGCGCCGACTCGCCGCACTGCACGCTCGCATCGAGGACCGGATCGAGCGGGCCATGCAGGCCACCCACGACCTGAGCGTCAACGAGTACTGCGTCCTGCACCTGCTGTCCGAACAGGAAATGGAAGGACGCCACTACCGGATGCAGGCCATCGCCGAAGCCATCGTGCTGAGTCAGAGCGCCACCACACGGCTGGTGAACAGGCTGGAGGATCGGGACCTGGTGAAGCGCTACCTGTGCCCGGACGATCGGCGCGGCATCTATGCCGACATCACCGAAACCGGAATCGCGGTACACGCGGCAGCGGCTCCCACCCACGACGAAGCCCTCGAGGCAGCACTGATCGAGGCGAGCGCCGAACCGGAGTATGCCGATCTGGTGAAATCACTCGACGAGCTGAACTGA
- a CDS encoding TY-Chap domain-containing protein, which yields MFGTRRLTNEQLTQLLRRLQRVEFGRWTQTDVTKAIGALGWDLQHGEVDVGMWRAETGYETGAAIIDRIPPTANVRSVNEFYAIELMVLRSAVRGEAGEQHRTNVFREALSTMLAEFGPPDVRGGDGGPWARWRDKELTVELHLRRFHGGVAMRLLATDALEQLEADSIRRGDVSGWTAYTRRPELPSEPAVNDIGEFTARLSGVLMDLAVDVPVVDTAGTIILRTSDWSARYALASVDGAIRVEASAAVKGQYREGLGYLAGLGYREPSGRVPNWSREFTDGGRDSTSAAAHMMVDALRAFGIDDLLDIVYDAFTADGERMYLPVLGIASADSMG from the coding sequence ATGTTTGGTACCAGGCGCCTGACCAACGAGCAGCTGACCCAGCTGTTGCGTCGGCTTCAGCGCGTCGAGTTCGGCCGATGGACCCAAACCGATGTGACCAAAGCCATCGGCGCTCTGGGCTGGGACCTTCAACACGGCGAGGTCGACGTCGGCATGTGGCGCGCCGAGACCGGCTACGAGACCGGCGCGGCCATCATCGACCGGATCCCCCCGACGGCCAACGTCCGCAGCGTCAACGAGTTCTACGCCATCGAACTGATGGTGCTGCGCTCCGCGGTGCGCGGCGAAGCCGGTGAACAGCACCGCACCAACGTGTTCCGCGAGGCACTGTCCACGATGCTGGCCGAGTTCGGCCCCCCGGACGTGCGCGGCGGCGACGGCGGCCCCTGGGCCCGCTGGCGCGACAAGGAACTCACCGTCGAACTTCACCTGCGCCGGTTTCACGGCGGCGTGGCCATGCGACTGCTGGCCACCGACGCGCTGGAACAACTGGAGGCCGACAGCATCCGACGCGGCGACGTCTCCGGCTGGACTGCCTACACCCGCCGCCCCGAACTGCCCTCCGAACCGGCCGTCAACGACATCGGCGAGTTCACCGCCCGGCTGTCGGGCGTCCTGATGGACCTCGCCGTCGACGTGCCCGTGGTCGACACGGCGGGCACCATCATCCTGCGCACCAGCGACTGGTCGGCCCGCTACGCGCTGGCCTCGGTGGACGGCGCCATCCGGGTGGAGGCCTCCGCGGCGGTCAAGGGCCAGTACCGCGAGGGCCTGGGCTACCTGGCCGGACTCGGCTACCGGGAACCCTCGGGGCGGGTCCCCAACTGGTCCCGCGAGTTCACCGACGGCGGCCGCGACTCGACCTCGGCCGCCGCTCACATGATGGTGGACGCCTTGCGCGCCTTCGGTATCGACGACCTGCTCGACATCGTCTACGACGCCTTCACCGCCGACGGCGAACGCATGTACCTGCCGGTGCTGGGCATCGCCAGCGCCGACTCCATGGGCTGA
- a CDS encoding DUF3159 domain-containing protein — protein MAASSSGRSDESLASLLGGRRGAVDATIPPLAFGLAWWLSSGSVLTGVAVAVAASAALAAWRLGRGSKPRSVLVGLAGVCVAGMIALYTGRAEDFFLLRILSNGGSLLAWAISIVIRWPLLGVVVGVVLGQKIRWRRDPALVRAYGRASWIWVGQYAVRLLVFIPLWWFGFAGALAVAQAVLTWPLVAVCLAVSWWVLRRSLPDDHPGLRHPVTEPVAP, from the coding sequence GTGGCTGCATCCTCATCCGGCCGGTCCGACGAGTCACTGGCCTCCCTGCTGGGCGGACGTCGGGGTGCCGTCGACGCGACGATCCCGCCGCTGGCCTTCGGGCTGGCGTGGTGGCTGTCGTCCGGTTCGGTGCTCACCGGCGTCGCGGTCGCCGTGGCGGCCAGCGCCGCCCTGGCGGCCTGGCGGTTGGGCCGGGGCAGCAAGCCGCGCTCGGTCCTGGTGGGACTGGCCGGGGTGTGCGTGGCGGGCATGATCGCCCTGTACACCGGGCGGGCCGAGGACTTCTTCCTGCTGCGCATCCTCAGCAACGGCGGCAGCCTGCTGGCCTGGGCGATCAGCATCGTGATCCGCTGGCCGCTGCTGGGTGTCGTGGTCGGTGTCGTACTTGGTCAAAAAATCCGCTGGCGCCGCGACCCGGCGCTGGTGCGGGCCTACGGCCGCGCCTCCTGGATCTGGGTGGGCCAGTACGCGGTCCGGCTCCTGGTCTTCATTCCACTGTGGTGGTTCGGTTTCGCGGGGGCGCTCGCCGTGGCCCAGGCCGTGTTGACCTGGCCGCTAGTTGCCGTGTGCCTGGCGGTCAGCTGGTGGGTCCTGCGCCGCAGCCTGCCTGACGACCACCCGGGACTGCGCCACCCGGTCACCGAGCCCGTCGCGCCCTGA
- the msrB gene encoding peptide-methionine (R)-S-oxide reductase MsrB yields the protein MSTVRGDDPRANVDGVTEDPWRAKLTAEEFKVLRQGGTEAPFTGEYTDTETVGVYCCRACGAELFTSDTKYHSGCGWPSFADADPDKVTLLEDSSLGMVRTEVRCASCDSHLGHLFKGEGLAPKDLPDQRYCINSISLKLRPKTD from the coding sequence ATGTCTACCGTTCGTGGTGACGATCCGCGAGCTAACGTGGACGGCGTGACCGAAGATCCATGGCGGGCCAAGCTGACGGCCGAGGAGTTCAAGGTGCTGCGTCAAGGCGGCACCGAAGCCCCCTTCACCGGCGAGTACACCGACACCGAGACCGTCGGCGTCTACTGCTGCCGCGCCTGCGGCGCCGAACTGTTCACCAGCGACACCAAATACCACTCCGGCTGCGGCTGGCCCTCCTTCGCCGACGCCGACCCCGACAAGGTCACCCTCCTGGAAGACAGTTCACTGGGGATGGTCCGCACCGAGGTCCGCTGCGCGTCCTGCGACTCCCACCTGGGCCACCTGTTCAAGGGCGAGGGCCTGGCCCCCAAGGACCTGCCCGACCAGCGCTACTGCATCAACTCGATCAGCCTGAAGCTGCGCCCCAAAACCGATTGA
- a CDS encoding GNAT family N-acetyltransferase produces MTSTWPKRLHIRPLTTADARDIADWRYGGDWSIYDSRPEDGLLQAADGYWAVTGAEDGSLVGFCCLGFDARVPGLVKAEGVEDLGVGMRPRFTGSGHGPAFAAAVVAFARAHSGKPRLRAVVQSWNTRSLRLFQSLGFVEDGVHVCVEGGREVEYTVLVCG; encoded by the coding sequence GTGACGAGCACCTGGCCGAAGCGGCTGCACATCCGTCCACTGACGACCGCCGACGCGCGCGACATCGCGGACTGGCGTTACGGCGGCGACTGGTCGATCTACGACTCCCGTCCCGAGGACGGCCTGCTCCAGGCCGCCGACGGCTACTGGGCCGTGACCGGAGCCGAGGACGGGTCACTGGTGGGGTTCTGCTGCCTGGGTTTCGACGCCCGGGTTCCGGGGCTGGTCAAGGCCGAGGGCGTCGAGGACCTCGGGGTGGGGATGCGGCCGCGGTTCACCGGTTCGGGGCACGGCCCCGCCTTCGCCGCCGCCGTGGTGGCCTTCGCGCGCGCTCACAGCGGAAAGCCGCGGCTGCGAGCGGTGGTGCAGTCGTGGAACACCCGCAGCCTGCGGCTGTTCCAGTCGCTGGGATTCGTCGAGGACGGTGTACACGTCTGCGTCGAGGGCGGACGCGAGGTCGAGTACACCGTCCTCGTGTGCGGTTAG
- a CDS encoding aminopeptidase C — protein sequence MDAALTASHIAALRADFAANRAHKAVQNALARTPLQDVALDHEIATSIDSSVSHHLDDWKVTNQKRSGRCWMFAGLNLLRPAAAKAMNVKDFEFSQAYTQFYDKLERANFTLENVIDLAGADADDRTLVHVLKTAIDDGGQWNMFVALIDKHGLVPKSAMPETHSSSHTAELNASLQTILRDGAVRLRDEAAAGADATALRKSKSEILETIHRVLCLHLGTPPQSFNWQWKDKDNVFHRDGVMTPREFADKYVKLPLDEYVCLVHDPRNEYGRTYTVDRLGNVVGGQPVVYLNVDIDVIRDLTAKSIQDGEPVWFGCDVAPQLHKKLGVWDANLFDTESLYGFAPTMDKKQRLLYQHTAMSHAMLFTGVNMLDGEPTHWRVENSWGNDNGEDGYYTMNDSWFGEFVFEIAARRENLPADLAAQLDTDPIVLPAWDPMGSLAS from the coding sequence ATGGACGCCGCCCTCACTGCCTCACACATCGCGGCACTGCGTGCCGACTTCGCTGCCAACCGAGCCCACAAAGCGGTGCAGAACGCCCTGGCCCGCACCCCGCTGCAGGACGTCGCCCTCGACCACGAGATCGCCACGTCCATCGACTCCAGCGTCTCCCACCACCTGGACGACTGGAAGGTCACCAACCAGAAGCGCAGTGGCCGCTGCTGGATGTTCGCCGGACTCAACCTGCTGCGTCCGGCCGCCGCCAAGGCGATGAACGTCAAGGACTTCGAGTTCTCGCAGGCGTACACCCAGTTCTACGACAAGCTGGAACGCGCCAACTTCACGCTGGAGAACGTCATCGACCTGGCCGGGGCCGACGCCGATGACCGCACCCTCGTCCACGTCCTCAAGACCGCCATCGACGACGGTGGACAGTGGAACATGTTCGTGGCCCTGATCGACAAGCACGGTCTGGTGCCCAAGTCCGCGATGCCCGAGACCCACTCCTCGTCCCACACCGCCGAGCTCAACGCGAGCCTGCAGACGATCCTGCGCGACGGCGCGGTCCGGCTGCGCGACGAGGCCGCCGCCGGTGCCGACGCCACCGCGCTGCGCAAGTCCAAGAGCGAGATCCTCGAGACCATCCACCGGGTGCTGTGCCTGCACCTGGGCACCCCGCCGCAGAGCTTCAACTGGCAGTGGAAGGACAAGGACAACGTCTTCCACCGCGACGGCGTCATGACCCCGCGCGAGTTCGCCGACAAGTACGTGAAGCTCCCGCTGGACGAGTACGTGTGCCTGGTCCACGACCCCCGCAACGAGTACGGCCGCACCTACACCGTCGACCGGCTCGGCAACGTCGTCGGCGGCCAGCCCGTCGTCTACCTCAACGTCGACATCGACGTGATCCGCGACCTCACCGCCAAATCCATACAGGACGGCGAACCGGTCTGGTTCGGCTGCGACGTCGCCCCGCAACTCCACAAGAAACTCGGCGTCTGGGACGCCAACCTGTTCGACACCGAATCCCTCTACGGCTTCGCCCCCACCATGGACAAGAAACAGCGACTGCTCTACCAGCACACCGCGATGAGCCACGCCATGCTGTTCACCGGCGTCAACATGCTCGACGGCGAACCCACCCACTGGCGAGTCGAGAACAGCTGGGGCAACGACAACGGTGAGGACGGCTACTACACCATGAACGACTCGTGGTTCGGCGAGTTCGTCTTCGAGATCGCCGCCCGCCGCGAGAACCTCCCCGCCGACCTGGCCGCCCAGCTCGACACCGACCCGATAGTCCTGCCCGCCTGGGACCCGATGGGCTCCCTGGCCTCCTAA
- a CDS encoding GNAT family N-acetyltransferase has protein sequence MFTISSALFIELDLWVLYGVLRLRTDVFVVEQKCPYPELDGRDTEPQTRHVWATENDRVVAYLRITAEPDGFRVGRVCTEAASRGQGLAGKLVETALIHTGETPVWMHAQVSVVPFYERYGFAVQGPQFLEDDIPHVLMRRP, from the coding sequence ATGTTCACGATATCGAGCGCACTATTTATTGAACTTGATCTATGGGTGCTTTATGGCGTGCTGCGGCTGCGCACCGATGTCTTCGTCGTCGAGCAGAAATGTCCGTATCCCGAATTGGACGGACGCGACACCGAGCCGCAAACCCGGCACGTGTGGGCCACCGAGAACGACCGGGTGGTGGCCTATCTGCGAATTACTGCCGAACCGGACGGCTTCCGTGTCGGCCGGGTGTGCACCGAAGCGGCCTCCCGGGGCCAGGGGCTGGCCGGGAAACTGGTCGAGACAGCGCTGATCCACACCGGAGAGACTCCGGTGTGGATGCACGCGCAGGTGTCGGTGGTGCCGTTCTACGAACGCTACGGTTTCGCCGTCCAGGGACCACAGTTCCTTGAGGACGACATTCCGCACGTCCTCATGCGTCGGCCTTAG